From one Agathobaculum sp. NTUH-O15-33 genomic stretch:
- a CDS encoding GHMP family kinase ATP-binding protein, with the protein MIIRSKAPLRLGLAGGGTDVSPYCEQYGGVVLNVTIDMYAYCTIEPTDDGFVEFYAADRGERVRLPAVEALDIEGQLSLHRGAYNRVVRDFCSGNPLSFRMTTYSDAPAGSGLGSSSTMVVAILKGYMEWLNLPLGEYDIAALAYQIERKDLGLSGGKQDQYAATFGGLNYMEFFADNRVIVNPLRIKRWIKNELENSLVLYYTGTSRDSAKIIEEQVSCQKNEKSLEGMHELKAQAARMKECVLKGDFDGFAECLHRGWEAKKKTSAIISNPKIEEAYSFVMAHGGKAAKISGAGGGGFMMIICDPIRRYELVDELKKTDGRVMVTSFTELGTQAWTLY; encoded by the coding sequence GTGATTATTCGTTCCAAAGCCCCTTTGCGGCTGGGCCTTGCCGGGGGCGGCACCGACGTTTCCCCGTACTGCGAACAATATGGTGGCGTGGTGCTGAACGTCACAATAGATATGTATGCCTATTGCACGATCGAACCAACAGATGACGGCTTTGTGGAGTTTTATGCCGCTGACCGCGGCGAACGGGTTCGGCTGCCTGCCGTGGAAGCGCTGGATATTGAAGGACAGCTTTCGTTGCATCGGGGGGCGTACAACCGTGTAGTGCGAGATTTTTGTAGTGGTAATCCTTTATCTTTTCGTATGACTACTTATTCTGATGCACCAGCGGGTAGCGGTTTGGGATCGTCCTCGACTATGGTCGTGGCCATTTTGAAAGGCTACATGGAGTGGCTGAACTTACCGCTGGGTGAGTACGATATAGCGGCGCTGGCCTACCAGATCGAGCGAAAGGATCTGGGGCTGTCCGGCGGCAAGCAGGATCAGTATGCCGCAACCTTCGGCGGACTAAACTATATGGAATTTTTTGCAGATAATCGGGTGATCGTCAATCCGTTGCGCATCAAGCGCTGGATCAAAAACGAGCTGGAAAACTCTCTGGTTCTGTATTATACGGGCACCTCGCGGGACAGCGCAAAGATCATTGAGGAACAGGTGAGTTGTCAGAAAAACGAAAAATCTCTGGAAGGGATGCACGAACTGAAAGCGCAAGCTGCGCGGATGAAGGAATGTGTTTTGAAAGGCGATTTTGATGGCTTTGCGGAATGCCTGCATCGTGGATGGGAGGCCAAGAAAAAGACCTCCGCCATTATCAGCAATCCGAAGATCGAAGAGGCATATTCTTTTGTGATGGCGCACGGCGGCAAGGCCGCCAAGATCAGCGGCGCGGGCGGCGGCGGATTTATGATGATCATCTGTGATCCCATTCGTCGTTATGAGCTGGTGGACGAGCTGAAGAAAACAGACGGACGGGTGATGGTCACTAGCTTTACGGAGCTGGGAACGCAGGCGTGGACGCTGTACTGA
- a CDS encoding glycosyltransferase, which translates to MRCGKKIGGFDDRFAPAYCEDSDLAFEVRRRGYQVLYQPLSVVVHFEGVSNGTDTANGQKAYQVTNQKRFYEKWKNVLEEENFPNGQNVFLARDRSRNKKTLLMVDHYVPMYDKDAGSRTVFQYIKLFVNMGYNVKFIGDNFYPHQPYTQTLQQLGVEVLIGPYYAKHWKDWLKENGANIGYAFLNRPHIAANYIEEIRKHTNARIIYYGHDLHFLRERREYELTGDAGLLASSEKWKQKELALMRKADVAYYPSYIEKEEIQQLAPDVNVKAIPAYLFSGVEAQPYHAEMRRDAMFIGGFGHRPNVDAVKWLATEVMPHLLKRLPELTVYILGSNPPDEVKTLESEHLRIMGFVTDEELERYYSACRLDLVPLRYGAGIKGKVVEAMRYGMPVVTTSVGAEGISGADSILTVADSAEEFAQKAASLYQNGEELTARSAASYRYIREKFSPENARQIVGPDFDME; encoded by the coding sequence GTGCGCTGTGGGAAAAAAATTGGCGGTTTTGACGACCGTTTCGCGCCTGCCTACTGCGAGGACAGCGATCTAGCCTTTGAAGTGCGTCGCCGCGGCTATCAGGTGCTCTATCAGCCTCTTTCCGTGGTAGTTCACTTTGAGGGAGTGTCGAACGGCACGGATACCGCCAACGGGCAAAAAGCCTATCAGGTGACAAACCAGAAAAGGTTTTACGAGAAGTGGAAGAATGTTCTGGAAGAGGAGAATTTCCCTAACGGACAAAATGTCTTTCTCGCCCGGGATCGGAGCAGAAATAAAAAGACGCTGCTAATGGTCGATCATTATGTGCCTATGTATGATAAAGACGCGGGCAGCCGCACGGTGTTTCAATATATCAAGCTATTTGTGAATATGGGCTACAATGTGAAATTCATTGGGGATAATTTTTACCCGCATCAGCCTTATACACAGACCTTGCAGCAGCTTGGCGTCGAGGTTTTAATTGGCCCCTATTATGCAAAGCACTGGAAGGATTGGCTGAAGGAGAACGGTGCGAACATTGGCTATGCCTTTTTGAACCGGCCGCATATTGCCGCAAATTATATTGAGGAGATTCGAAAGCATACAAACGCCAGAATCATTTACTACGGCCATGATCTGCACTTTCTGCGGGAGCGGCGAGAGTATGAGCTGACCGGAGACGCAGGACTTCTTGCGTCCTCTGAGAAGTGGAAGCAGAAGGAGCTTGCGCTGATGCGCAAGGCGGATGTCGCCTATTATCCCTCTTATATTGAGAAAGAAGAAATACAGCAGCTTGCACCGGATGTCAATGTAAAGGCGATTCCAGCCTATCTGTTTTCCGGTGTGGAAGCGCAGCCTTATCACGCAGAAATGCGGCGGGATGCAATGTTTATCGGTGGTTTTGGGCATCGTCCCAACGTGGACGCGGTGAAGTGGCTGGCAACAGAGGTTATGCCCCATCTGCTCAAGCGGCTGCCAGAGCTGACCGTTTATATTCTGGGTTCCAACCCGCCCGACGAAGTAAAAACTCTGGAAAGTGAGCATTTGCGCATTATGGGATTTGTCACAGATGAGGAGTTGGAGCGGTATTACAGCGCATGCCGTTTGGATCTGGTGCCGCTGCGTTACGGCGCGGGAATCAAGGGTAAGGTGGTGGAAGCGATGCGCTACGGTATGCCGGTCGTAACGACATCGGTGGGTGCGGAAGGTATTTCGGGCGCGGACTCGATCCTCACCGTTGCGGACAGTGCGGAGGAATTTGCACAGAAGGCCGCCTCACTGTATCAGAACGGGGAAGAATTGACTGCCCGAAGTGCGGCGTCCTACCGTTATATTCGGGAAAAATTTTCTCCAGAAAACGCAAGGCAAATCGTAGGGCCTGATTTTGATATGGAGTAA